The following coding sequences are from one Streptomyces dengpaensis window:
- the gltB gene encoding glutamate synthase large subunit, with amino-acid sequence MRTPRQPSQHSTNGQNWSFMDARPAAQGMYDPRNEHDACGVGFVATLTGEASHALVEQALTVLRNLEHRGATGSEPDSGDGAGILSQVPDAFFREVAAFDLPQAGAYAVGIAFLPGDGTADAVSHIETIAADEDLTVLGWREVPVAPELLGATARSTMPVFRQIFVADGVSEGIALDRKAFVLRKRAEREAGVYFPSLSARTIVYKGMLTTGQLEPFFPDLSDRRFASAIALVHSRFSTNTFPSWPLAHPYRFVAHNGEINTVKGNRNWMRARESQLVSDLFGSSDKDLERMFPVCTPGASDSASFDEVLELLHLGGRSLPHSVLMMIPEAWENHDSMDPARRAFYQFHATMMEPWDGPACVTFTDGTQVGAVLDRNGLRPGRYWVTDEGLVVLGSEVGVLDIDPAKVVRKGRLQPGKMFLVDTAEHRIIEDDEIKASLAAEQPYPEWLEAGEIELSDLPEREHIVHTHASVTRRQQTFGYTEEELRVILAPMAKAAAEPIGSMGTDSPIAALSSRPRLLFDYFTQLFAQVTNPPLDAIREELVTSLRSSLGPQGNLLEPTAASCRSVTLPFPVIDNDELAKLIHINADGDMPGMKAATLSGLYRVSGGGDSLAARIEEICAEADAAIGNGARLIVLSDRHSDAEHAPIPSLLLTSAVHHHLIRTKQRTQVGLLVEAGDVREVHHVALLIGFGAAAVNPYLAMESVEDLVRAGTFLQGIEPEQAIRNLIYALGKGVLKVMSKMGISTVASYRGAQVFEAVGLDEAFVEKYFNGTATKIGGAGLDVIAQEVAARHAKAYPASGIAPAHRALEIGGEYQWRREGEPHLFDPETVFRLQHSTRTGRYDIFKKYTDRVNEQSERLMTLRGLFGFTSDREPISIDEVEPVSEIVKRFSTGAMSYGSISKEAHETLAIAMNQMGGKSNTGEGGEDPERLYDPARRSSIKQVASGRFGVTSEYLVNADDIQIKMAQGAKPGEGGQLPGHKVYPWVAKTRHSTPGVGLISPPPHHDIYSIEDLAQLIHDLKNANPQARIHVKLVSEVGVGTVAAGVSKAHADVVLISGHDGGTGASPLTSLKHAGGPWELGLAETQQTLLLNGLRDRIVVQTDGQLKTGRDVVIAALLGAEEFGFATAPLVVSGCIMMRVCHLDTCPVGIATQNPVLRDRFAGKAEHVVNFFRFIAEEVREILAELGFRSIEEAVGHAENLDVHRAVDHWKAQGLDLSPLFHVPELPEGAVRHQAVGQDHGLEKALDNELIKLAADALAADSATDAQPVRAQVAIRNINRTVGTMLGHEVTKKFGGAGLPDDTIDITFTGSAGQSFGAFLPRGVTLRLEGDANDYVGKGLSGGRVIVRPDRGADHLAEYSTIAGNTIAYGATGGELFLRGRTGERFCVRNSGATVVSEGVGDHGCEYMTGGHAVVLGETGRNFAAGMSGGIAYVIDLNRDNVNAGNVSAVEELDDTDKQWLHDVVRRHAEETGSTVAEKLLAEWSVSVDRFSKIIPCTYKAVLAAKDAAERAGLPESEITEKMMEAATNG; translated from the coding sequence ATGCGTACACCGCGCCAGCCGTCCCAGCACTCCACGAACGGCCAGAACTGGTCCTTCATGGATGCTCGCCCTGCTGCGCAGGGTATGTACGACCCCCGTAACGAGCACGACGCCTGCGGCGTCGGTTTCGTGGCCACCCTCACCGGCGAGGCGAGCCACGCGCTGGTCGAGCAGGCGCTCACCGTTCTGCGCAACCTGGAGCACCGCGGTGCGACCGGCTCCGAGCCCGACTCGGGTGATGGCGCGGGCATCCTGTCCCAGGTCCCGGACGCCTTCTTCCGCGAGGTGGCCGCATTCGACCTGCCGCAGGCCGGTGCGTACGCCGTCGGTATCGCCTTCCTGCCGGGGGACGGCACCGCGGACGCCGTCTCACACATCGAGACGATCGCTGCCGACGAGGACCTCACCGTCCTCGGCTGGCGCGAAGTCCCGGTCGCCCCCGAGCTGCTCGGCGCCACCGCCCGCTCCACGATGCCCGTCTTCCGCCAGATCTTCGTGGCCGACGGCGTCAGCGAGGGCATCGCGCTCGACCGCAAGGCGTTCGTGCTGCGCAAGCGCGCCGAGCGCGAGGCCGGCGTCTACTTCCCGTCGCTCTCCGCGCGCACCATCGTCTACAAGGGCATGCTGACCACCGGTCAGCTGGAGCCCTTCTTCCCGGACCTGTCCGACCGCCGCTTCGCCTCCGCGATCGCGCTCGTGCACTCCCGGTTCTCCACGAACACCTTCCCGAGCTGGCCGCTCGCCCACCCGTACCGCTTCGTCGCGCACAACGGCGAGATCAACACGGTCAAGGGCAACCGCAACTGGATGCGGGCACGTGAGTCGCAGCTGGTCTCCGACCTGTTCGGCTCCTCGGACAAGGACCTCGAGCGCATGTTCCCGGTCTGTACGCCGGGCGCCTCCGACTCCGCCTCCTTCGACGAGGTCCTCGAACTCCTGCACCTGGGCGGCCGTTCGCTGCCGCACTCCGTGCTGATGATGATCCCGGAGGCGTGGGAGAACCACGACTCCATGGACCCGGCCCGGCGCGCCTTCTACCAGTTCCACGCCACGATGATGGAGCCCTGGGACGGCCCCGCCTGTGTCACCTTCACCGACGGCACCCAGGTCGGCGCGGTCCTCGACCGCAACGGCCTGCGCCCCGGCCGCTACTGGGTCACCGACGAGGGCCTCGTCGTCCTCGGCTCCGAGGTCGGCGTCCTCGACATCGACCCCGCGAAGGTCGTCCGCAAGGGCCGCCTGCAGCCCGGCAAGATGTTCCTCGTCGACACCGCCGAGCACCGCATCATCGAGGACGACGAGATCAAGGCGTCCCTCGCCGCCGAGCAGCCCTACCCGGAGTGGCTGGAGGCCGGCGAGATCGAGCTCTCCGACCTGCCCGAGCGCGAGCACATCGTGCACACCCACGCCTCGGTCACCCGTCGCCAGCAGACCTTCGGCTACACCGAGGAAGAGCTACGCGTCATCCTCGCGCCCATGGCCAAGGCCGCCGCCGAGCCGATCGGCTCGATGGGTACGGACTCGCCGATCGCCGCGCTGTCCTCGCGCCCGCGGCTGCTCTTCGACTACTTCACCCAGCTGTTCGCGCAGGTCACCAACCCGCCGCTGGACGCCATCCGCGAGGAGCTCGTCACCTCGCTGCGCTCGTCCCTCGGCCCGCAGGGCAACCTCCTCGAGCCGACGGCCGCTTCGTGCCGTTCGGTCACCCTGCCCTTCCCGGTGATCGACAACGACGAGCTGGCCAAGCTCATCCACATCAACGCCGACGGCGACATGCCCGGCATGAAGGCCGCGACGCTGTCCGGCCTGTACCGGGTCTCCGGCGGCGGCGACTCCCTCGCCGCGCGCATCGAGGAGATCTGCGCCGAGGCCGACGCCGCCATCGGCAACGGCGCCCGCCTGATCGTCCTGTCGGACCGCCACTCGGACGCCGAGCACGCGCCGATCCCGTCGCTGCTGCTCACCTCGGCCGTCCACCACCACCTCATCCGCACCAAGCAGCGCACCCAGGTGGGCCTGCTGGTCGAGGCGGGCGACGTCCGCGAGGTCCACCACGTGGCCCTCCTCATCGGCTTCGGCGCCGCGGCGGTCAACCCGTACCTGGCGATGGAGTCCGTCGAGGACCTGGTCCGCGCGGGCACCTTCCTGCAGGGCATCGAGCCCGAGCAGGCCATCCGCAACCTGATCTACGCGCTCGGCAAGGGCGTCCTCAAGGTCATGTCCAAGATGGGCATCTCGACCGTCGCCTCCTACCGCGGCGCCCAGGTCTTCGAGGCCGTCGGTCTCGACGAGGCCTTCGTCGAGAAGTACTTCAACGGCACGGCGACGAAGATCGGCGGCGCCGGTCTCGACGTCATCGCCCAGGAGGTCGCCGCCCGGCACGCCAAGGCCTACCCGGCCTCCGGCATCGCGCCCGCGCACCGCGCGCTGGAGATCGGCGGCGAGTACCAGTGGCGCCGCGAGGGCGAGCCGCACCTGTTCGACCCGGAGACGGTCTTCCGCCTCCAGCACTCGACGCGCACCGGCCGCTACGACATCTTCAAGAAGTACACGGACCGGGTGAACGAGCAGTCCGAGCGCCTCATGACGCTGCGCGGCCTGTTCGGCTTCACGTCCGACCGCGAGCCGATCTCCATCGACGAGGTCGAGCCCGTCTCCGAGATCGTCAAGCGGTTCTCCACCGGCGCCATGTCGTACGGTTCCATCTCCAAGGAGGCGCACGAGACCCTCGCCATCGCCATGAACCAGATGGGCGGCAAGTCCAACACCGGTGAGGGCGGCGAGGACCCTGAGCGTCTGTACGACCCGGCGCGCCGTTCGTCGATCAAGCAGGTCGCCTCCGGCCGCTTCGGTGTGACCAGCGAATACCTCGTCAACGCCGACGACATCCAGATCAAGATGGCGCAGGGCGCCAAGCCCGGCGAGGGCGGCCAGCTGCCCGGCCACAAGGTGTACCCCTGGGTCGCCAAGACCCGGCACAGCACCCCGGGCGTGGGCCTCATCTCCCCGCCGCCGCACCACGACATCTACTCCATCGAGGACCTGGCTCAGCTGATCCACGACCTCAAGAACGCGAACCCGCAGGCGCGGATTCACGTGAAGCTGGTCTCCGAGGTCGGGGTCGGCACGGTGGCCGCGGGTGTGTCCAAGGCGCACGCGGACGTCGTACTCATCTCGGGTCACGACGGTGGTACGGGTGCCTCCCCGCTGACGTCGCTGAAGCACGCGGGCGGCCCCTGGGAGCTGGGCCTCGCCGAGACCCAGCAGACCCTGCTGCTCAACGGCCTGCGCGACCGCATCGTCGTCCAGACCGACGGCCAGCTCAAGACCGGCCGTGACGTCGTCATCGCCGCGCTGCTCGGCGCCGAGGAGTTCGGCTTCGCGACCGCGCCGCTCGTCGTCTCCGGCTGCATCATGATGCGTGTCTGCCACCTGGACACCTGCCCGGTCGGTATCGCCACGCAGAACCCGGTGCTGCGCGACCGGTTCGCCGGCAAGGCCGAGCACGTCGTGAACTTCTTCCGGTTCATCGCCGAAGAGGTCCGCGAGATCCTCGCCGAGCTGGGCTTCCGCTCGATCGAGGAGGCCGTCGGCCACGCCGAGAACCTCGACGTGCACCGGGCCGTCGACCACTGGAAGGCGCAGGGCCTGGACCTGTCCCCGCTCTTCCACGTGCCCGAGCTGCCCGAGGGCGCCGTACGCCACCAGGCCGTCGGGCAGGACCACGGCCTGGAGAAGGCGCTCGACAACGAGCTGATCAAGCTCGCCGCCGACGCGCTGGCCGCGGACTCCGCGACCGACGCCCAGCCGGTCCGCGCCCAGGTCGCGATCCGCAACATCAACCGCACGGTCGGCACCATGCTCGGCCACGAGGTGACGAAGAAGTTCGGCGGCGCGGGTCTGCCCGACGACACCATCGACATCACCTTCACGGGTTCCGCCGGCCAGTCCTTCGGCGCCTTCCTCCCGCGCGGTGTCACGCTGCGCCTGGAGGGCGACGCCAACGACTACGTCGGCAAGGGCCTCTCCGGCGGCCGGGTGATCGTCCGTCCCGACCGGGGCGCCGACCACCTCGCCGAGTACTCGACGATCGCGGGCAACACCATCGCGTACGGCGCGACGGGCGGCGAACTGTTCCTGCGTGGCAGGACAGGGGAACGTTTCTGTGTCCGCAACTCCGGTGCGACGGTCGTCTCCGAGGGCGTGGGCGACCACGGCTGCGAGTACATGACCGGCGGTCACGCGGTGGTCCTCGGCGAGACGGGCCGCAACTTCGCGGCCGGTATGTCCGGCGGCATCGCGTACGTCATCGACCTGAACCGTGACAACGTGAACGCCGGCAACGTCAGCGCCGTCGAGGAGCTCGACGACACCGACAAGCAGTGGCTGCACGACGTGGTGCGCCGGCACGCCGAGGAGACCGGTTCCACGGTCGCCGAGAAGCTCCTCGCCGAGTGGTCCGTGTCCGTGGACCGCTTCAGCAAGATCATCCCCTGCACGTACAAGGCAGTGCTCGCCGCCAAGGACGCCGCCGAGCGAGCCGGACTCCCCGAGTCCGAGATCACCGAGAAGATGATGGAGGCGGCGACCAATGGCTGA
- a CDS encoding VIT1/CCC1 transporter family protein — protein MAIIETEAALHVAHRDNHTHRDVNGGWLRPAVFGAMDGLVSNLALMTGVAGGSVSHQTIVIAGLAGLAAGAFSMAAGEYTSVASQRELVEAELEVERRELRKHPGDEERELAALYEARGVDPELASAVAEQLSRDPEQALEIHAREELGIDPGDLPSPTVAAVSSFGSFALGALLPVLPYLLGATTLWPAVVLALLGLFGCGAIVAKVTARSWWFSGLRQLALGGAAAGVTYVLGSLFGTAVG, from the coding sequence ATGGCCATCATCGAGACCGAAGCGGCACTGCACGTGGCGCACCGCGACAACCACACCCACCGGGATGTGAACGGCGGTTGGCTGCGCCCGGCGGTGTTCGGGGCGATGGACGGGCTCGTGTCCAACCTCGCCCTCATGACCGGTGTCGCGGGTGGATCCGTGTCGCACCAGACCATCGTCATCGCCGGGCTCGCCGGTCTCGCCGCCGGCGCCTTCTCCATGGCGGCGGGTGAGTACACCTCCGTCGCCTCGCAGCGCGAACTCGTCGAGGCGGAACTCGAGGTGGAAAGGAGGGAGTTGCGCAAGCACCCGGGCGACGAGGAGCGCGAGCTCGCCGCGCTCTACGAAGCCCGCGGTGTCGACCCCGAGCTGGCGAGCGCGGTCGCCGAGCAGCTCTCGCGCGACCCCGAGCAGGCCCTGGAGATCCATGCGCGCGAAGAGCTCGGCATAGACCCGGGAGACCTGCCCTCCCCGACCGTCGCCGCCGTCTCCAGCTTCGGCTCCTTCGCGCTCGGCGCCCTGCTCCCCGTGCTGCCGTATCTCCTTGGCGCGACCACACTGTGGCCCGCGGTGGTGCTCGCGCTCCTGGGGCTCTTCGGGTGCGGCGCGATCGTGGCCAAGGTGACCGCGCGGTCCTGGTGGTTCAGCGGGCTGCGACAGCTCGCTCTCGGGGGTGCCGCGGCGGGTGTGACGTACGTCCTGGGCAGCTTGTTCGGTACGGCCGTAGGATGA
- a CDS encoding glutamate synthase subunit beta: protein MADPKGFLHHGREVATSRPVGERVKDWNEVYVPGSLLPIISKQASRCMDCGIPFCHNGCPLGNLIPEWNDYAYREDWQAASERLHATNNFPEFTGRLCPAPCESACVLGINQSAVTIKNVEVAIIDKAWDSGDVAPQAPERLSGKTVAVIGSGPAGLAAAQQLTRAGHTVAVYERADRVGGLLRYGIPEFKMEKRHINRRIEQMRAEGTKFRTGVEVGRDIDAANLRKRYDAVVVAAGATTARDLPVPGRELAGIYQAMEYLPLSNKVQEGDFVAPPITAEGKHVVVIGGGDTGADCVGTAHRQGAASVTQLEIMPRPGEERNPGQPWPTFPMLYKVTSAHEEGGERVYSVSTTHFEGDEDGNVQWLHLVEVEFTDGKLNQKPGTERKIPAQLVTLAMGFTGTDVENGLVSQFGLELDARGNIARDADFATNVPGVYVAGDAGRGQSLIVWAIAEGRSAARGVDRFLTGASDLPAPIRPTDRSLMV, encoded by the coding sequence ATGGCTGACCCCAAGGGCTTTCTCCACCACGGCCGTGAGGTCGCCACGTCCCGCCCGGTGGGCGAGCGCGTCAAGGACTGGAACGAGGTCTACGTTCCGGGCTCGCTCCTCCCGATCATCTCCAAGCAGGCCAGCCGCTGTATGGACTGTGGCATCCCGTTCTGCCACAACGGCTGTCCGCTGGGGAACCTGATCCCCGAGTGGAACGACTACGCCTACCGCGAGGACTGGCAGGCCGCCTCCGAGCGCCTGCACGCCACGAACAACTTCCCGGAGTTCACGGGCCGCCTGTGCCCCGCTCCGTGTGAGTCGGCGTGTGTGCTCGGCATCAACCAGTCCGCCGTGACCATCAAGAACGTCGAGGTCGCGATCATCGACAAGGCCTGGGACAGCGGCGATGTCGCGCCCCAGGCCCCGGAGCGCCTCTCCGGCAAGACGGTCGCGGTCATCGGCTCGGGTCCGGCGGGCCTGGCCGCCGCCCAGCAGCTCACGCGGGCGGGCCACACCGTCGCCGTATACGAGCGCGCCGACCGCGTCGGCGGCCTGCTCCGCTACGGCATCCCCGAGTTCAAGATGGAGAAGCGGCACATCAACCGCCGTATCGAGCAGATGCGCGCGGAGGGCACCAAGTTCCGTACGGGCGTGGAGGTCGGCCGCGACATCGACGCGGCCAACCTGCGCAAGCGGTACGACGCCGTGGTCGTCGCCGCGGGCGCGACCACCGCCCGCGACCTGCCGGTCCCCGGCCGCGAGCTGGCCGGCATCTACCAGGCGATGGAGTACCTGCCGCTGTCCAACAAGGTGCAGGAGGGCGACTTCGTGGCGCCCCCCATCACCGCCGAGGGCAAGCACGTCGTGGTGATCGGCGGCGGCGACACGGGCGCGGACTGCGTGGGCACCGCCCACCGCCAGGGCGCGGCCTCCGTGACGCAGCTGGAGATCATGCCGCGCCCGGGCGAGGAGCGGAACCCGGGCCAGCCCTGGCCGACGTTCCCGATGCTGTACAAGGTCACCTCCGCGCACGAGGAGGGGGGCGAGCGGGTCTACTCCGTGTCGACCACCCACTTCGAGGGCGACGAGGACGGCAACGTCCAGTGGCTGCACCTCGTCGAGGTCGAGTTCACCGACGGCAAGCTGAACCAGAAGCCGGGCACGGAGCGCAAGATCCCCGCCCAGCTGGTCACGCTGGCCATGGGCTTCACGGGGACGGACGTCGAGAACGGCCTCGTCTCCCAGTTCGGCCTGGAGCTCGACGCCCGCGGCAACATCGCCCGCGACGCCGACTTCGCGACGAACGTCCCCGGCGTGTACGTTGCGGGTGACGCCGGCCGCGGCCAGTCGCTCATCGTCTGGGCCATCGCGGAGGGCCGCTCGGCCGCCCGCGGAGTCGACCGCTTCCTGACCGGCGCGAGCGACCTGCCGGCCCCGATCCGCCCGACGGACCGCTCGCTGATGGTCTGA